One Aquisediminimonas profunda genomic region harbors:
- a CDS encoding DUF4112 domain-containing protein — MPIGPETIDRINARAGEFAGRHPVAVRRRIEAMEKLLEGMIVIPGTRQRVGLDVLLDLIPVGGSVIAAAMGSYLAWEARNLGMPKSTILRMAGNIGFDALLGAIPLVGAVPDFFFRSNTRNLRIIKKHLDRHHPGTVTIER; from the coding sequence ATGCCGATTGGACCGGAGACAATTGACCGCATCAACGCGCGCGCTGGTGAATTCGCTGGCAGGCACCCGGTTGCGGTGCGCAGGCGGATTGAAGCAATGGAAAAGCTGCTTGAGGGAATGATCGTCATTCCGGGGACCCGGCAGCGGGTCGGTCTGGACGTGCTGCTCGATCTGATCCCGGTCGGCGGCAGCGTGATCGCAGCAGCAATGGGCAGTTATCTGGCTTGGGAAGCGCGCAATCTTGGCATGCCGAAATCAACGATTTTGCGGATGGCCGGGAATATCGGATTCGATGCCCTTTTGGGCGCGATCCCCTTGGTTGGCGCTGTGCCCGATTTCTTCTTCCGGTCAAACACCCGCAACCTCAGGATCATCAAAAAGCATCTTGATCGTCACCACCCGGGAACAGTGACAATCGAACGCTAG
- a CDS encoding ribonuclease T2 family protein has protein sequence MANAWVRGLAMLGSALCFPALAQVQNQCAIPQTMPKSWAIIPPQGETVLAPLTGYVMALSWSPQFCKEHGDEEKNAAQCDVPRKYGFILHGLWPDGDGLKDPKWCKRVPAVSAPVLKQFFCATPSAGLMQYEWAKHGSCIESDAERYFRIATRQFAALNFPDMEGLSRSQTTVGAFTAAFVAANPGMSADMVRLDVTPLGWLKELRVCLGKDYRPVPCSRDIGGEESDTRLRIWPIR, from the coding sequence ATGGCAAATGCCTGGGTGCGAGGATTGGCGATGCTCGGGAGCGCGCTTTGTTTCCCGGCTCTGGCCCAGGTCCAGAACCAATGCGCCATACCGCAGACGATGCCCAAGAGTTGGGCGATCATCCCGCCCCAGGGAGAAACGGTCCTTGCTCCCCTGACCGGCTATGTCATGGCGCTGTCCTGGTCGCCCCAATTTTGCAAGGAGCATGGCGACGAAGAAAAGAATGCGGCACAATGCGATGTCCCGAGGAAATACGGCTTTATCCTTCACGGCCTTTGGCCTGACGGTGACGGCCTGAAAGACCCCAAATGGTGCAAGAGGGTTCCTGCAGTTTCTGCGCCCGTGCTGAAACAATTCTTCTGCGCAACTCCGTCTGCAGGACTGATGCAATATGAATGGGCGAAGCATGGAAGTTGCATCGAAAGTGACGCGGAGCGCTATTTTCGCATAGCAACCCGGCAATTTGCGGCGCTCAATTTTCCAGACATGGAGGGTTTATCCCGATCACAGACGACAGTCGGAGCCTTCACGGCTGCCTTTGTCGCTGCAAATCCCGGAATGTCTGCAGATATGGTACGGTTGGACGTCACGCCCCTGGGATGGCTTAAGGAATTGAGGGTTTGCCTAGGCAAGGACTACCGACCAGTCCCCTGCTCCCGCGACATTGGCGGCGAAGAATCGGATACCAGACTCAGGATCTGGCCAATCCGGTGA
- the nadC gene encoding carboxylating nicotinate-nucleotide diphosphorylase translates to MGILLPQFDLEAFIRATLAEDLGPSGRDVTSESVIPADARFAGTMDSRDPIVVAGLPIAAAFFRQLDPAIEIDILVGEGASVPAGTDLMHLKGKARAMLTAERSALNTVQHLSGIATMTRKYVDAIAGTGCILLDTRKTIPGLRALEKYATRMGGATNHRMGLWDAAMIKDNHVAVAGGVAEAVKRARQAGVERIILEVDHLDQIEPGLAAGATHLLLDNMDAKMLREAVALVAGRVPTEASGGVTLETIRAKAESGVTFISVGRLTQSAPAADIGLDFSIGS, encoded by the coding sequence ATGGGAATCCTTCTCCCCCAATTTGACCTTGAGGCATTCATCAGGGCAACGCTTGCCGAGGATCTCGGCCCGAGCGGCCGCGACGTGACGTCAGAGTCAGTCATCCCCGCCGACGCGCGGTTCGCCGGAACGATGGACAGCCGAGACCCGATTGTCGTTGCCGGCTTGCCGATTGCAGCGGCTTTTTTCCGGCAACTCGACCCCGCCATCGAGATTGATATCCTTGTCGGAGAGGGTGCTTCGGTGCCGGCCGGTACGGACCTTATGCATCTGAAGGGCAAGGCACGGGCCATGCTGACTGCAGAGCGTTCGGCTCTCAATACGGTGCAGCATCTTTCTGGCATCGCAACAATGACCCGCAAATATGTCGATGCCATTGCGGGAACCGGCTGCATTCTGCTTGATACGCGCAAGACGATCCCGGGGCTGCGGGCGCTCGAAAAATACGCGACGCGTATGGGAGGTGCGACCAATCACAGGATGGGTCTGTGGGACGCTGCGATGATCAAGGACAATCACGTTGCGGTCGCTGGAGGCGTCGCGGAAGCAGTCAAGCGTGCGCGGCAGGCTGGCGTTGAACGTATAATCCTTGAAGTCGACCATCTGGACCAGATCGAACCGGGGCTTGCCGCCGGTGCCACGCATCTGTTGCTTGACAATATGGATGCAAAAATGCTGCGCGAGGCTGTGGCTCTGGTCGCTGGGCGCGTGCCCACGGAGGCTTCGGGTGGAGTTACGCTGGAGACAATCCGCGCGAAGGCGGAATCTGGCGTGACGTTCATTTCGGTCGGGCGCTTGACCCAGTCCGCGCCGGCGGCCGATATTGGACTCGATTTTTCAATCGGCTCATGA
- the nadA gene encoding quinolinate synthase NadA, which yields MSVHSGILSGADLREEINRLRKERNAVILAHYYQRPELQDIADFVGDSLELSRKAQATDADVIAFCGVKFMADTAKILSPEKIVVLPDLDAGCSLEDSCPPDKFKAFRDAHPDHIALTYINCSTEVKALSDIIVTSSSAETILAGLPKDQKIIFGPDKHLGGYLARKTGRDMLLWPGVCIVHEAFSETELVKLKAQYPGTPVAAHPECPAHIIEHADYVGSTSGILNYAKTMPGDTLIVATEPHIIHQMELAMPDKTFIGAPGADGNCNCNICPYMALNTMEKLYVALRDLEPRIEIEEGLRLAAKKSLDRMLDMASGTVGQGDLGARRG from the coding sequence ATGAGTGTCCATTCCGGAATATTGAGCGGCGCGGATCTTCGCGAGGAAATCAACCGTCTTCGCAAGGAACGCAACGCCGTCATCCTCGCCCACTATTATCAGCGGCCCGAATTACAGGACATTGCCGATTTCGTGGGGGATTCGCTGGAACTCTCACGCAAGGCCCAGGCAACCGATGCGGACGTGATTGCCTTTTGCGGCGTCAAGTTCATGGCCGACACGGCAAAGATCCTTTCGCCGGAAAAGATCGTTGTCCTGCCAGACCTCGATGCCGGGTGCAGCCTTGAGGATTCGTGCCCGCCCGACAAGTTCAAGGCCTTCCGGGACGCACATCCGGATCATATTGCGCTGACCTACATCAATTGCTCGACCGAGGTTAAGGCACTCTCCGATATTATCGTGACGTCGTCGTCAGCCGAAACGATTCTTGCAGGATTGCCAAAGGACCAGAAGATCATCTTCGGCCCCGACAAGCATCTTGGCGGCTATCTTGCGCGCAAGACCGGGCGCGACATGCTGCTCTGGCCGGGCGTGTGCATCGTTCATGAGGCGTTTTCGGAAACGGAACTGGTCAAGCTGAAAGCCCAATACCCTGGCACCCCCGTCGCGGCGCACCCCGAATGCCCGGCGCACATCATCGAGCATGCCGATTATGTTGGCTCGACCAGCGGCATTCTGAATTACGCCAAGACGATGCCCGGAGACACGCTGATCGTCGCGACCGAGCCGCACATCATCCACCAGATGGAACTGGCGATGCCGGACAAGACCTTCATTGGTGCACCCGGCGCGGACGGCAACTGCAACTGCAACATCTGCCCCTATATGGCGCTCAACACGATGGAGAAGCTGTATGTTGCGCTTCGCGACCTCGAACCGCGGATCGAGATTGAGGAAGGTCTGAGGCTGGCTGCCAAGAAGTCGCTCGACCGTATGCTGGACATGGCGAGCGGCACAGTCGGGCAGGGCGATCTGGGTGCGCGTCGGGGCTGA
- a CDS encoding MBL fold metallo-hydrolase, translating into MDVPDLSNEPYAIAEEVSPLIRRVLARNASPFSYTGTQTYIVGRGDVAVIDPGPLGDDPAHVHELIRILGGERITAIMCTHTHRDHSPAAAPLAEATRAPVIGCAPLVLSDDGPRADAGFDPTYNPDGILADGEALTGPGWTLRAVATPGHTSNHLCFELEEEKALFTGDHVMGWSTTVVSPPDGDMAAYMASLALLMERDDAVYYPAHGKPVENPQRLVRGMMGHRKQREGQILRLLERGVELIPDMVADMYKGIDKRLHGAAGRSVLAHLIDLRDRGIVSECGDAWSLPS; encoded by the coding sequence ATGGATGTGCCCGATCTTTCAAACGAGCCCTATGCGATAGCCGAGGAGGTCAGCCCTCTGATCCGGCGCGTGCTGGCTCGCAACGCGTCTCCCTTCAGCTACACCGGCACGCAGACCTATATTGTGGGCCGGGGCGATGTGGCGGTGATCGATCCCGGTCCATTGGGAGATGATCCCGCTCACGTTCATGAACTCATTCGCATACTTGGCGGAGAGCGGATCACCGCGATCATGTGCACGCACACACATCGCGACCATTCGCCGGCTGCTGCCCCTTTGGCCGAAGCAACGCGCGCGCCGGTCATTGGCTGCGCACCCCTGGTTCTGTCAGACGATGGCCCGCGCGCCGATGCCGGCTTCGATCCGACCTACAATCCAGACGGCATACTTGCCGACGGAGAGGCGTTGACCGGCCCGGGCTGGACGTTGCGGGCCGTTGCAACACCCGGGCACACCTCAAACCACCTCTGCTTTGAGCTGGAAGAGGAAAAGGCGCTGTTCACCGGCGACCATGTGATGGGCTGGTCGACAACTGTCGTCTCCCCGCCGGATGGCGACATGGCTGCCTACATGGCGAGCCTTGCCTTGCTGATGGAACGCGACGATGCCGTCTATTATCCTGCCCATGGGAAGCCGGTTGAAAATCCACAGCGCCTCGTGCGCGGCATGATGGGACATAGAAAACAGCGCGAAGGGCAGATTCTGCGACTGCTCGAACGCGGCGTTGAACTGATCCCCGATATGGTGGCCGACATGTACAAGGGGATCGACAAACGCCTGCACGGCGCAGCCGGACGGTCCGTGCTGGCCCATCTGATCGACCTCAGGGACCGCGGCATCGTATCCGAATGCGGCGATGCGTGGAGTTTACCGAGCTAG
- a CDS encoding M56 family metallopeptidase, producing MIQWIGETLFATTVLMVLILAIRPFVADRFGARAAYLLWLAPALRMILPPLPADMFGDRATAVQDVVVVLVGPSSPSLQSASATGGGTAWLILSLTIWLGGAVLFFGRHWLSYVRFSRNVVEDGQALFAAGTIPVTASSAVSSPIALGVFDKSVVVPTDFAYRYDMAEQRLAVAHELTHHHRHDVPVNFAALAILALHWWNPVAHFAHRAFRLDQEAACDAIVLRGATPEERHAYGSALFKSAMGGVPLAACAMGATTTLKVRLRRIVSGHAEHRLAKPGAALVTLLVIGGVAATASGSVKAAVEPAIEAPQALVLGGGLVNVSAPVEPVIHDESNCPDARAHAAARARAKAMKIADAARSEAEEARIEALAAAADAREEALAAAAEARASAQEAMVEAQTQIREAQAEAAVAMRGAEATRAAAIRSMKISCSSKSDGSVISVEGRDSASGQRQMQIMVCGDGTRMGRAQIVDALRTTREQIAHDEMLPEQTRAHVLAALDRQIASVRPLPTPTLQ from the coding sequence ATGATCCAGTGGATCGGGGAAACACTTTTCGCAACGACAGTGCTGATGGTGCTCATTCTCGCAATACGCCCATTCGTGGCGGACCGCTTCGGCGCGCGCGCGGCCTATCTGCTTTGGTTGGCCCCTGCCCTGCGTATGATATTGCCGCCACTCCCTGCCGATATGTTCGGCGATCGGGCGACGGCGGTTCAGGATGTGGTTGTTGTACTGGTGGGGCCCTCATCCCCTTCCCTCCAGTCAGCTTCCGCTACCGGGGGTGGCACCGCTTGGCTGATCTTATCCCTTACGATCTGGCTGGGCGGTGCGGTCCTCTTCTTTGGCCGGCACTGGTTGTCGTATGTGCGGTTTTCCCGGAACGTAGTTGAAGACGGGCAAGCTTTATTCGCTGCGGGAACGATCCCGGTGACCGCTAGTTCAGCGGTTTCATCGCCTATTGCACTCGGTGTCTTCGACAAATCCGTGGTCGTGCCCACAGACTTCGCCTACCGTTATGATATGGCAGAGCAGCGGCTGGCGGTTGCCCATGAACTGACGCACCATCATCGCCACGATGTCCCCGTGAACTTCGCGGCATTGGCGATCCTTGCGCTTCATTGGTGGAACCCTGTTGCACACTTTGCCCATCGTGCCTTCCGGCTTGACCAGGAGGCCGCCTGCGACGCGATTGTGCTTCGTGGCGCAACCCCTGAGGAGCGGCATGCCTATGGCTCCGCGCTGTTCAAATCGGCCATGGGCGGCGTTCCGCTTGCAGCGTGTGCCATGGGCGCGACAACCACTTTGAAAGTTCGCCTGCGGAGGATCGTTTCGGGCCATGCCGAACATCGCCTTGCAAAGCCGGGTGCTGCTCTTGTGACCCTGCTGGTCATTGGCGGTGTAGCGGCCACAGCATCGGGCAGCGTGAAGGCCGCCGTAGAGCCAGCTATCGAAGCTCCGCAAGCTCTGGTCCTTGGTGGAGGACTCGTGAACGTGTCGGCACCTGTTGAACCTGTCATTCACGACGAAAGCAATTGCCCCGACGCGCGCGCGCATGCTGCTGCCCGAGCCCGAGCAAAGGCCATGAAAATTGCGGACGCAGCACGGAGTGAGGCAGAAGAAGCACGGATCGAGGCTCTAGCGGCAGCCGCCGATGCTCGTGAGGAAGCCTTGGCCGCAGCAGCCGAAGCGCGCGCCAGTGCCCAAGAAGCGATGGTCGAAGCGCAAACGCAGATTCGCGAGGCTCAAGCTGAAGCTGCTGTTGCCATGCGCGGCGCGGAAGCGACCCGGGCCGCCGCGATCCGGTCAATGAAGATCAGTTGTTCGAGCAAGAGCGACGGGAGTGTCATCTCGGTCGAAGGTCGAGACAGCGCATCCGGACAAAGGCAGATGCAGATCATGGTCTGCGGTGATGGAACCAGAATGGGCCGCGCTCAAATCGTCGACGCACTGCGCACGACTCGCGAACAGATTGCACATGACGAAATGCTCCCGGAACAGACACGGGCACATGTACTCGCCGCACTCGATCGGCAGATCGCCAGCGTGCGGCCGTTGCCAACACCGACCCTGCAATAA
- a CDS encoding BlaI/MecI/CopY family transcriptional regulator encodes MAERISDAEHAVMEVLWADAPLTANSVAEKLADSQSWSLPTVKTLLSRLLAKGALAAEAEGRRFLYRPLIARADYVSHESRRLVDRLFGGKLSPLVAHLAEQEALTAEDISEIEALLKELKS; translated from the coding sequence ATGGCTGAACGGATCAGCGATGCTGAACACGCAGTGATGGAAGTGCTCTGGGCGGATGCGCCGCTCACGGCCAACAGCGTTGCCGAAAAGCTTGCGGACAGCCAGAGCTGGTCTCTGCCAACTGTCAAGACGCTTCTCTCCAGGCTGCTGGCAAAGGGTGCACTGGCTGCTGAGGCTGAGGGTCGCCGGTTCCTCTATCGCCCGCTCATCGCCCGCGCAGACTATGTCTCGCACGAATCGCGCCGTCTTGTTGACCGGCTGTTCGGTGGGAAGCTCTCGCCGCTTGTAGCGCATCTTGCCGAACAGGAAGCGCTGACCGCCGAAGACATTTCCGAAATCGAAGCGTTGCTGAAGGAGCTGAAATCATGA
- a CDS encoding DUF1295 domain-containing protein, giving the protein MTHILAINAGILVVVILGLWAISVRIRDVSFIDSFWPLGMVMLAAATFVQSEDGASGRKLLLLALTSVWGLRLSIHLFTRWRAEGEDPRYKRILGSAIDKKGWSFGKASLLLVFAMQAPLLFIVCLPAQLGQLAPEPASTGWLAFAGKCLALIGIGFETIGDWQLRRFRADPANKGKVLDTGLWRYTRHPNYFGDACVWWGLWLIAAETTIGLWSIAGPMLLTWLLTRLSGVPMLEYSLKKRRPGYEDYIRRTSSFIPWPPKT; this is encoded by the coding sequence ATGACACATATTCTCGCGATCAATGCCGGCATTCTGGTTGTCGTAATTCTCGGTCTTTGGGCCATTTCTGTCAGAATCCGGGATGTCAGCTTCATTGACAGCTTCTGGCCGCTTGGAATGGTCATGCTCGCCGCCGCCACCTTCGTCCAATCGGAGGACGGAGCATCTGGACGAAAGCTTCTGCTCCTTGCCTTGACCAGCGTCTGGGGATTGCGCCTGTCCATCCATCTTTTCACCCGCTGGCGCGCTGAGGGAGAAGATCCGCGGTACAAGCGCATTCTCGGGAGCGCGATCGACAAGAAAGGATGGTCTTTCGGCAAGGCATCGCTGCTGCTGGTCTTTGCCATGCAGGCGCCGTTGCTGTTCATTGTCTGCCTACCGGCGCAACTTGGCCAGCTCGCACCTGAACCGGCTTCAACCGGCTGGCTCGCCTTTGCCGGCAAATGCTTGGCACTGATCGGAATCGGGTTCGAGACCATTGGCGACTGGCAGCTTCGCCGGTTCCGCGCGGATCCCGCCAACAAGGGCAAGGTCCTGGATACCGGCCTTTGGCGCTACACCCGCCATCCGAACTATTTCGGCGATGCCTGTGTCTGGTGGGGCCTTTGGCTGATCGCTGCCGAGACGACGATCGGACTTTGGTCCATTGCCGGCCCGATGCTGCTGACCTGGCTCCTTACGCGACTTTCGGGCGTGCCGATGCTGGAATACAGCCTCAAGAAGCGGCGGCCGGGATATGAAGACTATATCCGCCGGACGTCGAGCTTCATCCCCTGGCCACCGAAGACCTGA
- a CDS encoding GcrA family cell cycle regulator, with translation MSWTEERIEKLKSMWEKGMTASQIADELGGVSRNAVIGKAHRLDLQSRPSPVKGTDGDGSKPEPRKASAKPKAAPAEVVQRTPVVSPRAAAPASTPQPVPTQPHAPTGAQLRSIGPGGFLRQGPGDQAPPATPAPPRRLVPAKIAPEYADKTGLLDLSDKICKWPLGHPGEPDFHFCGEKVNPGFPYCVQHCGHAYQAQMPRRDRRPPPPLPFGGPRVR, from the coding sequence ATGTCCTGGACGGAAGAACGCATCGAGAAGCTGAAGTCGATGTGGGAAAAAGGAATGACCGCGAGCCAGATCGCGGATGAGCTTGGCGGCGTGAGTCGCAATGCAGTCATTGGCAAGGCACACAGGCTGGATCTCCAGTCGCGCCCGTCGCCTGTCAAAGGCACGGACGGAGATGGCTCCAAGCCGGAACCACGCAAGGCTTCTGCCAAGCCCAAGGCTGCGCCCGCTGAAGTTGTCCAGCGTACGCCTGTCGTTTCACCGCGTGCAGCAGCGCCCGCCAGCACGCCCCAGCCCGTTCCGACCCAACCGCACGCGCCGACCGGCGCTCAGCTGCGTTCAATCGGCCCCGGCGGATTCCTTCGTCAGGGACCAGGCGATCAGGCGCCGCCTGCTACGCCGGCACCACCGCGCAGGCTGGTCCCTGCCAAGATCGCGCCCGAATATGCGGACAAGACCGGGTTGCTCGATCTGAGCGACAAGATCTGCAAATGGCCGCTTGGGCATCCGGGCGAACCTGATTTCCATTTCTGTGGTGAAAAGGTGAACCCCGGCTTCCCCTATTGCGTCCAGCATTGCGGACATGCCTATCAGGCACAGATGCCGCGCCGCGACCGCAGGCCGCCGCCGCCCCTGCCCTTTGGCGGACCCCGCGTCCGATAA
- a CDS encoding ABC transporter permease, giving the protein MNSESEIGVIGEPGVPVIKRVNWGGLKTLYIKEVRRFFKVHLQTIWAPALTTLLYLVIFTVSTGRAGRVVLGVPFADFLAPGLIVMGMMQNAFANSSFSLLVGKVQGTIVDYLMPPLSPAELLAGLTGGAITRAFMVGITIWAAMLFWPGVHIMPQHLWAVAWFGFLGSSMLALMGVLTSIWAEKFDHAAAIGNFVVAPLSLLSGTFYSVDSLAPTFALISHANPFHYAISGFRFGFIGTSDIPLVTGSVLLVAINLALGLTCYSLLKSGWKLKN; this is encoded by the coding sequence ATGAACAGCGAGTCCGAAATTGGCGTTATTGGCGAACCCGGCGTCCCCGTAATCAAACGGGTCAACTGGGGTGGCCTGAAGACCCTCTATATCAAGGAAGTGCGACGTTTTTTCAAGGTCCACCTCCAGACAATCTGGGCACCGGCACTCACGACGCTGCTTTACCTCGTCATATTCACGGTTTCGACAGGGCGCGCAGGGCGCGTCGTTCTGGGTGTGCCATTTGCCGATTTCCTTGCGCCGGGCCTGATCGTGATGGGCATGATGCAGAATGCATTTGCCAATTCGAGCTTCTCGCTGCTGGTCGGCAAGGTCCAAGGCACGATCGTTGACTATCTGATGCCTCCTCTGTCACCCGCCGAATTGCTGGCAGGCCTGACCGGGGGCGCAATCACCCGTGCCTTCATGGTCGGGATCACGATCTGGGCTGCCATGCTGTTCTGGCCGGGAGTGCATATCATGCCGCAGCATCTGTGGGCTGTGGCCTGGTTCGGTTTCCTCGGTTCTTCGATGCTTGCGCTGATGGGCGTGCTGACCTCCATCTGGGCAGAAAAGTTCGATCACGCCGCGGCAATTGGAAACTTCGTCGTCGCACCACTTTCCCTGCTTTCAGGCACATTCTATTCGGTGGACAGCCTTGCGCCGACCTTTGCATTGATCAGCCATGCCAATCCCTTTCACTATGCCATTTCTGGTTTCCGTTTCGGCTTTATCGGGACATCCGATATTCCGCTGGTGACTGGATCGGTGCTGCTTGTCGCGATCAACCTTGCTTTGGGGTTGACCTGTTACTCGCTGCTCAAGAGCGGTTGGAAGCTGAAGAATTAA
- a CDS encoding aspartate aminotransferase family protein yields MTITPLMPVYPRCGVRPVRGEGCYLIGERGERYLDFAAGIAVNALGHGHPHLTKAIQDQAATLMHVSNLYGSPQGEALAKRIVDNSFADTVFFTNSGVEAIECAIKTARRYHYVNGNPQRYKLITFKNAFHGRSLGAISATDQAKMRDGFEPLLPGFDYAKFNDLEGALAKIDDETAGFLVETVQGEGGMTAGTMEFIQGLRKACDEHGLLLILDEIQCGYGRTGKFFAYEHYGITPDIMTAAKGIGGGFPLGACLATEDAAKGMVIGTHGSTYGGNPLAMAAGQAILDVMLEPGFFEHVAAMGERLRQAFEQLLPNHDHLFEEIRGKGLMLGIKMKEPAVSRDFVAHLRDNHGLLTVAAGENVFRVLPPLVIEENHIAECIERLSAGARDYQIPQAA; encoded by the coding sequence ATGACTATCACCCCGCTCATGCCCGTCTACCCGCGGTGTGGGGTGCGTCCTGTCCGAGGCGAAGGTTGCTACCTGATCGGGGAACGCGGGGAACGCTATCTCGATTTTGCTGCCGGCATTGCCGTCAATGCGCTTGGCCATGGCCACCCGCACCTGACCAAGGCGATTCAGGACCAGGCAGCAACCTTGATGCATGTTTCGAACCTTTATGGCAGCCCGCAAGGCGAAGCGCTGGCGAAACGGATTGTCGACAACAGCTTTGCCGACACGGTGTTCTTCACCAACTCGGGCGTTGAAGCCATCGAATGCGCGATCAAGACAGCGCGTCGGTATCACTATGTCAACGGCAATCCGCAGCGGTACAAGCTGATCACCTTCAAGAATGCCTTTCATGGCCGTTCGCTCGGCGCGATCAGTGCAACGGATCAGGCCAAGATGCGCGACGGCTTCGAGCCGCTGCTGCCGGGCTTCGACTATGCGAAGTTCAACGATCTCGAAGGTGCGCTGGCAAAGATTGATGATGAAACGGCCGGTTTCCTTGTTGAAACTGTGCAAGGCGAAGGCGGCATGACCGCAGGCACGATGGAATTCATCCAGGGCCTGCGCAAGGCATGTGACGAGCACGGCCTGCTGCTGATCCTTGATGAAATCCAGTGTGGCTATGGCCGGACGGGCAAGTTCTTTGCCTATGAACATTACGGCATCACGCCCGACATCATGACGGCCGCAAAGGGCATCGGCGGCGGTTTTCCGCTGGGCGCCTGCCTTGCAACGGAAGACGCTGCAAAGGGTATGGTGATCGGGACCCATGGCTCCACCTATGGCGGCAACCCGCTCGCGATGGCTGCCGGGCAGGCCATTCTCGATGTGATGCTCGAACCGGGCTTTTTTGAGCATGTCGCCGCCATGGGAGAACGGCTGCGTCAGGCCTTCGAGCAGCTTTTGCCGAATCATGATCACCTGTTCGAGGAGATTCGCGGCAAGGGGCTGATGCTCGGGATCAAGATGAAGGAGCCTGCGGTCTCGCGCGACTTTGTGGCACATCTGCGCGACAATCACGGACTTCTGACCGTGGCCGCCGGTGAAAATGTATTCCGCGTATTGCCACCGCTCGTCATTGAGGAAAATCACATCGCGGAATGCATCGAACGGCTTTCGGCCGGCGCACGGGACTATCAGATCCCGCAAGCGGCGTGA
- the argF gene encoding ornithine carbamoyltransferase has protein sequence MIRHFLNLSDAGSDGIAAILADALDRKAARKGWRKGKPDADAPLADHTLAMIFEKNSTRTRVSFDIAMRQLGGDAMFMAAGQMQLGRGETVADTSRVLSRMVDAIVIRTDEHSKIQEMAEFASVPVINGLTDLSHPCQIVADLLTLLEHGKALPGLTVAWLGDGNNVLSSIIEAAGLMKFNVRVGCPQGYDPDPAFVGAARAAGAAVEVFRDAAEAVRGADVVVTDTWVSMGQEHVHNKLAAMAPFQVNEKLMAAAKPDARFLHCLPAHRGEEATDAVLDGPQSLIWDEAENRIHAQKSILLWCFGLIG, from the coding sequence GTGATCCGGCATTTCCTCAACCTGTCCGACGCCGGGTCGGACGGGATTGCGGCGATCCTTGCCGATGCGCTTGATCGCAAGGCGGCGCGCAAGGGTTGGCGGAAGGGCAAGCCCGATGCGGATGCACCGCTCGCCGATCATACGCTTGCGATGATTTTCGAAAAGAACTCGACGCGAACCCGCGTTTCTTTCGACATTGCCATGCGCCAGCTTGGCGGCGATGCGATGTTCATGGCGGCCGGCCAGATGCAGCTTGGCCGCGGCGAGACAGTCGCCGATACGTCGCGCGTGCTCTCCCGGATGGTCGATGCCATCGTCATCCGGACCGATGAACACAGCAAGATCCAGGAAATGGCAGAGTTCGCGAGTGTTCCGGTCATCAACGGGCTGACGGATCTGTCGCACCCCTGCCAGATTGTGGCAGATCTCTTGACATTGCTCGAGCACGGCAAGGCTCTTCCTGGCCTTACGGTGGCCTGGCTGGGTGATGGCAACAATGTCTTGTCGTCGATCATTGAAGCTGCGGGCTTGATGAAGTTCAATGTGCGTGTCGGTTGTCCGCAAGGTTATGATCCCGATCCCGCCTTCGTGGGTGCAGCGCGCGCAGCGGGCGCTGCTGTGGAGGTCTTTCGCGACGCTGCCGAGGCGGTGCGGGGTGCCGATGTGGTCGTCACGGATACCTGGGTGTCGATGGGGCAGGAACATGTGCACAACAAGCTGGCAGCCATGGCGCCCTTTCAGGTCAACGAAAAGCTGATGGCTGCTGCCAAGCCCGACGCCCGCTTCCTCCATTGCCTTCCCGCCCACCGCGGTGAGGAAGCAACCGACGCTGTACTCGATGGCCCCCAGTCGCTGATATGGGATGAAGCAGAAAACCGCATTCACGCCCAGAAGTCGATCTTGCTCTGGTGCTTCGGGCTGATCGGGTGA